One segment of Proteus appendicitidis DNA contains the following:
- the fliF gene encoding flagellar basal-body MS-ring/collar protein FliF translates to MNAEKTDVVNQNKGFNAIINRIKADPKIPLIIAGSAAIAIFVAAFLWLQSPDYKVLYSNLSDKDGGEIVTQLTQMNVPYRLSQNGAAIMVPDNQVHELRLKLAQAGLPKGGAAGFELLDKEKFGISQFSEQINYQRALEGELARTIETLGPVQNARVHLALPKPSLFVREQKSPSASVTVGLLQGRALDEGQINAIVHIVASSVAGMPDSSVTIVDQSGKLLTQPDALGRDLNSIQLKYVQELENRYQQRIETLLGPIVGRGNVHAQVTAQVDFSHTEETAEEYKPNQPPNQAAVRSKQLSQSEQNGGMLAGGVPGALSNQPVAPPQAPIEAPKAQEGEKTDDTNATSTNRTLTRNPNSNSRLDETTNYEVDRRIRHIKRPVGNVERLSVAVIVNYKTVEDKKEAAEGEEPVVETKLVPLTDEQIQQIEGLVREAMGYSQERGDSLSVVNSQFNDIEEKVITVPVWENPDILAKALDLGRWLLLVIIAWILWRKLVKPQLEKRREAEVAAQKAVLKTKLKVKDDVDETELDDEARRKQARQRVSAELQSQRIREMAEKDPRVVAMVIRQWMSKEQ, encoded by the coding sequence ATGAATGCCGAAAAAACCGACGTTGTGAACCAGAATAAAGGTTTTAACGCCATTATTAACCGGATAAAAGCCGATCCGAAAATTCCGCTCATTATTGCGGGCTCGGCGGCTATTGCCATTTTTGTTGCTGCTTTTTTATGGTTACAAAGCCCTGATTATAAAGTGCTTTATAGTAATCTTAGCGATAAAGACGGTGGCGAAATTGTCACACAGTTAACACAGATGAATGTACCTTATCGCTTGTCACAAAATGGCGCAGCGATTATGGTGCCTGACAATCAGGTTCATGAATTACGCCTGAAACTCGCGCAAGCGGGGCTTCCAAAAGGCGGTGCTGCCGGTTTTGAACTGTTAGATAAAGAAAAGTTCGGGATCAGCCAATTTAGTGAACAGATTAACTATCAACGTGCACTTGAAGGGGAGCTTGCTCGTACTATCGAGACTTTAGGTCCTGTACAGAATGCTCGAGTTCATTTAGCACTGCCAAAACCATCTCTTTTTGTTCGTGAACAGAAATCCCCTTCTGCATCCGTTACGGTGGGTCTTTTACAGGGTAGAGCGCTGGATGAAGGTCAAATTAATGCCATCGTGCATATCGTTGCAAGCAGTGTTGCAGGTATGCCTGATAGCAGCGTGACCATCGTCGATCAAAGCGGCAAATTATTGACACAGCCTGATGCATTAGGTCGTGATCTTAACTCTATCCAACTGAAATATGTTCAAGAGCTAGAAAACCGTTATCAGCAACGTATTGAAACGTTATTAGGTCCAATTGTGGGTCGTGGAAACGTTCATGCACAGGTGACTGCTCAAGTTGATTTCTCTCATACAGAAGAGACGGCTGAAGAGTACAAACCAAACCAACCACCAAATCAAGCCGCTGTGCGTTCAAAACAATTGAGCCAAAGTGAGCAAAATGGTGGCATGTTGGCTGGCGGTGTTCCTGGTGCATTATCTAATCAACCTGTTGCTCCACCACAAGCGCCTATTGAAGCACCAAAAGCGCAAGAAGGTGAGAAAACAGATGACACCAATGCAACGAGCACGAATCGCACATTAACGCGTAATCCAAACAGTAATAGCCGTTTAGATGAAACAACCAACTATGAAGTTGATCGCCGAATTCGCCATATCAAGCGTCCAGTAGGTAATGTTGAGCGTCTTTCTGTCGCTGTTATCGTGAACTACAAAACAGTTGAAGATAAGAAAGAAGCTGCTGAAGGTGAAGAGCCTGTTGTTGAAACTAAACTTGTTCCGCTAACTGATGAGCAAATTCAGCAAATTGAAGGGCTTGTTCGTGAAGCAATGGGCTATTCCCAAGAACGTGGTGACTCTTTAAGTGTCGTGAACTCTCAGTTCAACGATATTGAAGAGAAAGTGATCACCGTTCCTGTATGGGAAAATCCAGACATTCTTGCGAAAGCATTAGATTTAGGTCGCTGGTTATTACTTGTCATCATCGCATGGATCTTATGGCGCAAACTGGTGAAACCACAGCTTGAAAAACGCCGTGAAGCTGAAGTTGCTGCACAGAAAGCCGTGCTGAAAACCAAGCTTAAAGTTAAAGATGATGTTGATGAAACAGAATTAGATGACGAAGCAAGACGTAAACAAGCACGTCAACGTGTGAGTGCCGAATTGCAGAGCCAACGTATCCGTGAAATGGCAGAGAAAGATCCTCGTGTCGTTGCAATGGTTATTCGTCAATGGATGAGTAAAGAACAATGA
- a CDS encoding DUF6500 family protein — translation MRKSLQQKIIQICNDKISAKGEGVGLSFYAFFANKNDNPELLMEAATWWIMIHKFDHFEKAVKIKKLVQSEMAGHA, via the coding sequence ATGAGAAAATCACTACAACAAAAAATAATTCAAATATGTAATGACAAAATTTCAGCCAAAGGAGAGGGAGTGGGATTATCATTTTATGCTTTTTTTGCTAATAAAAATGACAATCCTGAATTACTTATGGAAGCTGCAACGTGGTGGATAATGATACATAAATTTGATCACTTTGAAAAAGCAGTAAAAATAAAAAAATTAGTGCAATCAGAAATGGCAGGTCACGCTTAA
- the fliH gene encoding flagellar assembly protein FliH, protein MSDKHTDTNWKPWVPKELTDWALTVEETTEDEKEVEKQEKEVVQQQKVLEQINMLDDMKDKAQKLGHAEGFEAGKNQGYQEGYQAGLQSGIEEGIRQGIAQQSPLINEWQGLLAEFRHSLNGLDSVIASRLMQIALTAAKEVLGQPAVCDGSALLAQITLMLQQEQMFSNNPQLRVNPKHIPQIEKELGDSLSAHGWKVVADNSIHVGGCRVVTNDGDLDATIATRWHELCRLAAPEAL, encoded by the coding sequence ATGTCTGATAAACATACTGATACTAACTGGAAGCCTTGGGTTCCCAAAGAACTCACTGATTGGGCATTAACTGTCGAGGAAACGACAGAAGACGAAAAGGAAGTCGAAAAACAGGAAAAAGAAGTTGTTCAGCAACAGAAAGTTCTTGAGCAAATTAATATGCTTGATGACATGAAAGACAAGGCTCAGAAATTGGGCCACGCTGAAGGCTTTGAGGCAGGGAAAAACCAGGGTTATCAGGAAGGCTATCAGGCTGGATTACAATCAGGTATTGAAGAAGGTATTCGCCAAGGCATTGCTCAACAATCACCATTAATTAATGAATGGCAAGGATTGTTAGCGGAGTTTAGGCACTCTTTAAATGGGTTAGACAGTGTTATTGCATCACGTTTAATGCAAATCGCCCTCACAGCAGCAAAAGAAGTTTTAGGTCAACCTGCTGTTTGTGATGGGTCTGCATTACTGGCGCAAATAACCTTAATGTTGCAACAAGAACAAATGTTCTCAAACAATCCACAGTTAAGAGTTAACCCAAAACATATTCCACAAATTGAAAAAGAGCTGGGTGATTCACTTTCTGCTCATGGTTGGAAAGTGGTTGCCGATAACAGTATTCATGTTGGTGGATGCCGTGTTGTGACAAATGATGGCGACCTTGATGCCACGATTGCAACTCGTTGGCATGAGCTTTGTCGTCTTGCTGCTCCGGAGGCGTTGTAA
- the fliJ gene encoding flagellar export protein FliJ codes for MREQSPLVTLRELAQTAAEQAAIQLAQVRQSHQQMEQQLNMLIGYQDEYRVRLNETLNLGGMSSASWQNYQQFLKTLELTIEQHKQQLQHWQAQLDLATEQWREKQQRLNAFETLEQRAEDSRKRHLDRIEQKQMDEYAQRSTLRRTT; via the coding sequence ATGCGGGAGCAGTCACCTTTAGTGACACTGAGAGAACTGGCACAGACAGCGGCTGAACAAGCCGCTATTCAACTGGCTCAGGTCCGGCAGAGTCATCAACAAATGGAACAGCAACTCAATATGTTGATTGGGTATCAGGATGAATACCGTGTACGTCTAAATGAAACGTTGAATTTAGGGGGGATGTCATCAGCATCGTGGCAAAACTACCAACAATTCCTCAAAACGCTCGAATTGACTATCGAACAACATAAACAACAACTTCAACATTGGCAGGCGCAGCTTGATCTTGCAACTGAACAATGGAGAGAAAAACAGCAACGACTCAATGCATTTGAGACTTTGGAGCAACGCGCTGAAGATAGCCGTAAGCGACATCTTGATCGTATTGAACAGAAACAAATGGACGAGTACGCACAGCGTAGTACTTTACGGAGAACAACTTGA
- the fliE gene encoding flagellar hook-basal body complex protein FliE produces the protein MSIPAIESVLDKMQIQTLQASNIAKPQPVQAGFATQLVQAVGKINETRVNATNKVQAFTLGTPGVELNDVMVDMQKSSISLQMGVQVRNKLVAAYQEIMSMQV, from the coding sequence ATGTCAATTCCAGCTATTGAAAGTGTTCTGGATAAAATGCAAATCCAGACTTTGCAAGCATCCAATATTGCGAAACCCCAGCCAGTACAAGCAGGATTTGCAACTCAGCTTGTTCAAGCCGTGGGTAAAATTAATGAAACTCGAGTGAATGCAACCAACAAAGTTCAAGCGTTTACCTTAGGTACTCCAGGTGTTGAATTAAACGATGTGATGGTGGATATGCAAAAATCCAGTATTTCATTACAAATGGGCGTACAAGTGCGTAATAAGCTCGTCGCGGCTTATCAAGAAATTATGAGCATGCAGGTGTAG
- a CDS encoding flagellar hook-length control protein FliK codes for MEITLLTMDVAAASPGTTSASNSQPGDNAPTFAQLLGSQPQNAQSDKKTANITNHSTKENKAHSHSDEDKTKEDGSHLVSVTTEPNVIEEPSLEKSQLTLTLPDNEQFAAIVENKNPSLLMSAEELAAELPVQLAGLPGLKRLTLPSEQLTQALQQPQSVKRGEDLTSLARTISKDSDMSDFNLTDKLNLSKSDEKSLLTQLRPETPTLATESTLVSANQTEKPSAKKVDSIATLLTPTAEKVNALLNGDKQVTNAKLVDNVAQQMVASNRAVESDLHNTLSTSSSLASQSITGHAHSSTQPQMQFSPMATQVLNAQVGTQEWQQQLNQQIVMFSRNGLQKAELRLHPEELGSLHIRMKIEDGQAQLHLASQNGQVRSVLENAMHQLRQALSENGIQLTQSQVSSDTHDSWQQQNMSDSSQFSGDGADNHQGSEGNSLQLASETALQKITLTPQELASARGGVDIFA; via the coding sequence ATGGAGATAACGCTTCTGACCATGGATGTCGCTGCAGCCTCTCCGGGAACGACATCCGCTTCAAATAGTCAGCCCGGTGATAATGCCCCGACATTTGCTCAGCTTTTGGGCTCTCAACCCCAAAATGCACAGAGTGATAAAAAGACAGCCAATATCACAAACCATTCAACGAAAGAAAACAAAGCACATTCACACTCTGATGAAGACAAAACAAAAGAAGACGGTAGTCATCTTGTGTCTGTCACCACAGAACCCAATGTGATAGAAGAGCCATCTCTTGAGAAATCTCAACTGACTCTTACTTTGCCGGATAATGAACAATTTGCGGCTATCGTTGAAAATAAGAACCCGTCTTTATTAATGTCAGCGGAAGAACTCGCGGCTGAACTTCCTGTTCAGTTAGCAGGGCTACCTGGATTAAAACGACTTACCCTTCCCTCAGAACAACTGACTCAAGCATTACAACAGCCTCAATCAGTTAAACGTGGTGAAGATTTAACCTCGTTAGCACGTACTATTTCAAAAGATAGCGATATGTCGGACTTCAACCTTACCGACAAGCTTAACCTATCAAAATCAGATGAAAAGTCCTTGTTAACCCAGCTACGTCCAGAGACGCCGACATTAGCAACAGAAAGTACACTTGTTAGTGCTAATCAAACAGAAAAACCTTCTGCGAAAAAAGTCGATAGCATCGCCACGCTTTTAACGCCAACGGCAGAAAAAGTGAATGCATTGCTAAACGGCGATAAGCAAGTTACGAATGCAAAATTAGTGGACAATGTTGCTCAGCAAATGGTGGCAAGTAATCGCGCTGTAGAAAGCGATCTTCACAACACCCTTTCGACCTCTTCTTCTTTGGCTTCGCAAAGCATTACAGGTCATGCTCACTCTTCAACACAACCACAAATGCAATTTTCACCGATGGCAACACAGGTATTAAATGCACAAGTGGGAACACAAGAGTGGCAACAGCAACTGAACCAACAAATTGTGATGTTTAGCCGTAATGGCTTACAAAAGGCAGAACTACGTTTACACCCTGAAGAGCTAGGTTCATTGCATATCCGCATGAAAATAGAAGATGGGCAAGCACAGTTGCACCTTGCTTCACAAAACGGACAAGTTCGTTCTGTATTAGAAAATGCCATGCATCAATTGCGTCAAGCCCTCTCTGAAAATGGGATCCAGCTCACGCAAAGTCAGGTGTCTAGCGACACTCATGACAGTTGGCAACAACAAAATATGTCAGATTCCTCTCAATTTAGTGGAGATGGTGCCGATAATCATCAAGGAAGCGAGGGTAATTCTCTGCAATTAGCCTCTGAAACGGCACTACAAAAGATAACCCTTACGCCTCAAGAATTAGCATCCGCTCGTGGTGGTGTTGATATTTTCGCCTAA
- a CDS encoding GlpM family protein, translating into MGLLIKALIGAFVVVLIAVLSKSRHYYIAGLVPLFPTFALIAHYIVGSERSIEALRTTIIFSLWAVIPYMIYLISLYVMINYVKLFTALATAVICWIIAAWLLILLWNKFHG; encoded by the coding sequence ATGGGATTACTGATTAAAGCACTGATAGGTGCGTTTGTAGTGGTATTAATCGCCGTTTTATCGAAATCTCGCCATTATTATATTGCGGGATTGGTTCCATTATTCCCAACTTTTGCGCTTATTGCACACTATATTGTTGGCTCTGAACGTTCTATTGAAGCGCTACGCACTACCATTATTTTTAGTTTATGGGCTGTTATTCCTTATATGATTTACCTAATTTCACTTTATGTGATGATCAACTATGTAAAATTATTTACAGCATTGGCTACGGCGGTTATTTGCTGGATTATCGCGGCGTGGTTGCTTATTTTGTTATGGAATAAATTTCATGGATAG
- the fliI gene encoding flagellar protein export ATPase FliI, with protein MTARLGRWLEKLSDAEARLNKIPRVRQYGRLTRATGLVMEAKGLVMPLGSTCLIERTIGKTVEEVESEVVGFNGSQMLLMPLQEVEGLTPGARVYAQATPGGENEGRQLPLGDALLGRVLDGSGYPLDGLPPPDTGYRAPLITPPINPLQRTPITDVLDVGVRAINSLLTVGRGQRMGLFAGSGVGKSVLLGMMARFTQADVIVVGLIGERGREVKDFIENILGTDGLARSVVVAAPADVSPLLRMQGASYATRIAEDFRDRGKHVLLIMDSLTRYSMAQREIALAVGEPPATKGYPPSVFAKLPALVERAGNGVDGGGSITAFYTVLTEGDDQQDPIADSARAILDGHIVLSRSLAESGHYPAIDIEASISRAMTSLIDKTHYRRVQVFKQLLSSYQRNRDLINVGAYAAGSDPMLDKAIALYPSLAKFLQQDIQEQCSYQSACEQLNQLITVN; from the coding sequence ATGACAGCAAGATTGGGGCGTTGGTTAGAAAAACTCAGTGATGCAGAAGCGCGTTTAAATAAAATTCCGCGTGTACGTCAATATGGTCGTTTAACCAGAGCAACAGGTTTAGTCATGGAAGCTAAGGGGCTTGTTATGCCCCTTGGCTCTACGTGTTTAATAGAACGTACCATTGGTAAAACTGTTGAAGAAGTTGAGAGTGAAGTCGTTGGGTTCAACGGTAGCCAAATGTTGTTAATGCCTTTACAGGAAGTCGAGGGATTAACACCGGGCGCGCGTGTTTATGCACAAGCCACACCGGGTGGTGAAAATGAAGGACGCCAATTACCTCTTGGAGATGCGCTGTTAGGGCGTGTTTTAGATGGTTCTGGTTATCCTTTAGATGGTTTACCACCACCAGATACCGGTTATCGTGCGCCACTGATCACGCCACCTATCAACCCACTACAACGTACTCCGATTACGGATGTACTGGATGTAGGCGTACGTGCAATCAACTCACTGTTAACCGTGGGTCGTGGTCAACGTATGGGGCTTTTTGCCGGCTCTGGTGTCGGTAAAAGTGTGTTATTAGGCATGATGGCGCGTTTTACCCAAGCTGATGTCATTGTTGTTGGATTAATTGGTGAACGTGGACGCGAAGTTAAAGACTTTATCGAAAATATTCTCGGTACTGATGGTTTAGCACGCTCTGTGGTTGTAGCCGCACCGGCTGACGTATCACCACTGCTTCGTATGCAAGGTGCTTCTTATGCAACGCGTATTGCAGAAGATTTTCGTGATCGCGGAAAACATGTCTTACTGATTATGGATTCGCTCACTCGTTACAGTATGGCGCAACGTGAAATCGCCCTTGCTGTAGGTGAACCGCCTGCAACCAAAGGCTATCCACCTTCTGTCTTCGCTAAATTGCCTGCACTTGTCGAACGTGCGGGAAATGGCGTTGATGGCGGCGGTTCTATTACGGCTTTCTATACTGTGTTAACAGAAGGTGATGATCAGCAAGATCCAATTGCAGACTCTGCGCGTGCAATTTTAGATGGTCATATTGTGCTTTCGCGTTCTCTGGCAGAATCTGGGCACTACCCTGCTATCGATATTGAAGCCTCTATTAGCCGTGCAATGACATCACTGATTGATAAAACACATTATCGTCGCGTACAAGTGTTTAAACAGCTTTTGTCTAGTTATCAACGTAACCGCGATTTAATTAACGTAGGTGCTTATGCTGCGGGTAGTGATCCTATGCTTGATAAAGCCATTGCGCTTTATCCATCCCTCGCGAAGTTCTTACAACAAGATATCCAAGAGCAATGCAGTTATCAAAGTGCATGTGAGCAACTTAATCAACTGATCACAGTAAACTAA
- the fliN gene encoding flagellar motor switch protein FliN, with amino-acid sequence MSDANRPTDNSQSAEDMWADAMEQQTGKSQDNSSDLFEHLLPEDDALNHLSDINLIMDIPVKLTVELGRTKMTIKKLLSLSQGSVVSLDGLAGEPLDILINGYLIAQGEVVVVSDKYGIRITDIITPSERMRRLSR; translated from the coding sequence ATGAGTGATGCAAATCGCCCAACTGATAATTCACAATCGGCTGAGGATATGTGGGCTGATGCAATGGAACAGCAAACTGGGAAAAGCCAGGATAATAGTTCCGATCTATTTGAACATCTTTTGCCTGAAGACGATGCACTAAATCATCTATCTGACATCAATTTGATTATGGATATTCCAGTCAAATTAACAGTAGAGTTAGGTCGCACCAAAATGACTATTAAAAAATTACTTAGCCTGTCACAAGGTTCTGTGGTTTCACTCGATGGTTTAGCTGGAGAGCCTCTTGATATTCTTATCAATGGCTATTTAATCGCTCAAGGTGAAGTTGTGGTTGTTTCTGATAAATACGGTATTCGTATTACCGATATCATTACGCCATCAGAACGTATGCGTCGTCTGAGCCGTTAA
- the fliG gene encoding flagellar motor switch protein FliG has translation MSNNLTGTEKSAVMLLTLGEDRAAEVFKHLSTREVQQLSIAMSSMRQISNQQLIDVMASFEEDAVQYAALNVNANDYLRSVLVKALGEERANNLLDEISETRETTTGIETLNFMEPQMAADIIRDEHPQIIATILVHLKRGQAADILALFDEKLRNDVMLRIATFGGVQPSALAELTEVLNNLLDGQNLKRSKMGGVRTAAEIINLMKSQQEENVITAVRDYDGELAQKIIDEMFLFENLIDIDNRSIQRILQEVESDSLVVALKGCDQELRDHFLNNMSQRAAEIMRDDLSSRGPVRMSQVEAEQKAILLVVRKLAETGEVVLHGGDDTYV, from the coding sequence ATGAGTAATAACTTAACTGGAACCGAAAAAAGCGCCGTTATGTTACTAACACTCGGTGAAGACCGAGCGGCGGAAGTATTTAAACATCTAAGTACTCGCGAAGTTCAACAGCTCAGTATTGCAATGTCTTCAATGCGTCAGATCTCAAATCAGCAATTGATTGATGTTATGGCAAGTTTTGAAGAAGACGCCGTCCAATACGCAGCATTGAACGTCAATGCGAACGATTATTTACGCTCTGTTCTTGTTAAAGCCTTGGGTGAAGAACGTGCGAATAATCTGTTAGATGAGATCTCTGAAACTCGTGAAACAACAACGGGTATCGAGACACTTAACTTTATGGAACCGCAAATGGCTGCCGATATTATCCGCGACGAACATCCGCAGATTATCGCAACTATCTTGGTTCACCTCAAACGGGGTCAAGCGGCAGATATTCTTGCCCTGTTTGATGAGAAATTACGTAATGACGTGATGTTACGTATCGCAACATTTGGTGGTGTTCAACCGTCAGCATTAGCAGAGTTAACTGAAGTACTGAATAACCTGCTTGATGGTCAAAACCTCAAACGCAGTAAAATGGGTGGTGTTCGTACTGCTGCTGAAATCATCAACTTGATGAAGAGCCAGCAAGAAGAGAATGTCATTACTGCGGTTCGCGATTACGACGGCGAATTGGCACAAAAAATTATCGACGAAATGTTCCTGTTCGAAAACCTTATCGATATCGACAACCGTTCTATCCAGCGCATTCTACAGGAAGTGGAATCCGACTCCTTGGTTGTGGCATTGAAAGGATGCGATCAAGAGCTGCGCGATCACTTCCTCAACAATATGTCGCAACGTGCTGCTGAAATCATGCGTGATGACTTGAGTTCTCGCGGCCCTGTCCGTATGTCTCAAGTGGAAGCAGAGCAGAAAGCAATTCTGCTTGTGGTACGCAAATTAGCAGAGACTGGAGAGGTTGTTCTTCATGGAGGAGACGATACCTATGTCTGA
- the fliM gene encoding flagellar motor switch protein FliM — MSDNILSQAEIDALLNDDTSGDDAKKSANREPAIAKDPNEPDIQPYDPNTQRRVVRERLQSLEIINERFARQFRMGLFNMLRRSPDITVGGVKIHPYHDFARNLPVPTNLNLVHLKPLRGTALFTFEPNLVYIAVDNLFGGDGRFPIPVEGREFTNTEQRIINKMLKLALDAYRDAWDSIFKIQVEYVRSEMQVKFTNITSSPNDIVVTTPFQVEIGSMVGEFSICIPFAMIEPLRERLINPPIENVRQEDGVWLDSLVNQVQHSELELVANFTDIPLRLSKVLTLKKGDVIPIDKPERLIAHVDGVPVLTSQYGTVNGQYALRVEHLINPVLNALDEEQTNE, encoded by the coding sequence ATGAGCGATAATATCCTTTCACAGGCAGAGATTGATGCTCTGCTGAATGATGACACATCAGGTGACGACGCCAAAAAAAGCGCGAACAGGGAACCTGCGATAGCGAAGGATCCGAATGAACCGGATATTCAGCCTTATGACCCCAACACGCAACGTCGTGTGGTTCGAGAACGTTTACAGTCGTTAGAAATTATTAACGAGCGCTTTGCACGTCAATTCCGTATGGGGCTGTTTAACATGCTCCGTCGTAGCCCTGACATTACTGTTGGTGGCGTTAAAATTCACCCTTATCACGACTTTGCTCGTAATTTACCTGTGCCAACAAACCTTAACTTGGTGCATTTAAAACCTTTACGAGGAACAGCATTATTTACCTTTGAGCCGAATCTGGTTTATATCGCGGTAGATAACCTGTTTGGTGGTGATGGCCGTTTTCCAATCCCTGTGGAAGGGCGTGAATTTACCAACACAGAGCAGCGGATCATCAACAAAATGTTGAAACTGGCACTTGATGCCTACCGTGATGCTTGGGATTCCATATTCAAAATTCAGGTGGAATATGTTCGTTCTGAAATGCAGGTGAAATTTACCAATATCACCTCATCACCGAATGACATTGTTGTTACGACACCTTTTCAGGTAGAAATTGGTTCAATGGTTGGGGAATTTAGTATTTGTATTCCATTTGCCATGATTGAGCCATTACGTGAACGACTGATCAATCCACCAATTGAAAATGTTCGTCAAGAAGATGGGGTTTGGTTAGATAGTTTAGTCAACCAAGTTCAGCATTCAGAGCTTGAACTGGTCGCAAACTTTACTGACATCCCACTGCGTTTATCAAAAGTGTTAACACTTAAAAAAGGGGATGTTATCCCGATTGATAAACCAGAAAGATTGATTGCACATGTTGATGGTGTGCCCGTATTAACAAGCCAATACGGTACAGTAAATGGGCAATATGCCCTTCGTGTTGAACACCTAATTAACCCTGTTTTAAACGCTCTGGATGAGGAACAAACCAATGAGTGA
- the fliO gene encoding flagellar biosynthetic protein FliO has translation MEQLPSFSSQGAVNTTAPATTQTVQTPTQPLPVGQSLAQVSTALAGIIVLIIVAMWLFRRFGFTRGSFKGTTAQLNVKASCSLGAKERVVVVEIEQEWLVLGVTASQVNLLHKLPIPDKASQEATSSPTSPLFTQILQKTLKRDKGNS, from the coding sequence ATGGAACAGCTTCCTTCCTTTTCCAGCCAAGGTGCGGTAAATACTACCGCACCTGCTACAACACAAACTGTTCAAACACCTACACAACCGTTGCCTGTAGGTCAAAGCCTTGCTCAAGTTAGCACGGCACTTGCGGGCATTATCGTTCTTATTATTGTTGCTATGTGGTTATTTCGCCGTTTTGGTTTTACCCGTGGTTCATTTAAAGGAACGACAGCACAACTTAACGTCAAAGCAAGTTGTTCATTAGGTGCGAAAGAGCGTGTGGTGGTGGTTGAAATAGAACAGGAATGGCTCGTATTAGGGGTAACTGCGTCGCAGGTAAATCTGCTGCATAAATTACCCATCCCTGATAAAGCCTCGCAGGAAGCGACCTCATCACCAACATCGCCATTGTTTACTCAAATATTACAAAAAACGCTAAAGCGAGATAAAGGCAACTCATAA
- the fliL gene encoding flagellar basal body-associated protein FliL has protein sequence MSNYSNERKSYSLILIIVLLVIAIIAAAFGGYSWWALKHAKSGSAGTSQQKVIPAPVFMSLEPFTVNLIDDEEHLDRVLYIGITLRLHNEDTRKRLHDYLPEVRSRLLLLLSRQQANKLATDNGKLQLMTDVKETLRPTLVPGESEQILSDVLFTTFILR, from the coding sequence ATGTCTAATTACAGCAATGAACGTAAAAGCTATAGCTTAATTCTGATCATCGTATTATTGGTGATCGCCATTATTGCAGCGGCATTCGGTGGATATAGTTGGTGGGCATTGAAGCATGCTAAATCAGGTTCAGCGGGCACAAGTCAGCAAAAAGTTATACCAGCACCCGTTTTTATGTCATTAGAACCCTTTACGGTAAATCTAATTGATGACGAAGAACACTTAGACAGAGTGCTCTATATAGGGATCACATTAAGATTGCATAATGAAGACACTCGTAAGCGTCTACATGATTATTTACCTGAGGTTCGTAGCCGCTTGTTATTACTGCTTTCTCGTCAACAGGCTAATAAGCTCGCGACAGACAATGGAAAACTCCAGCTAATGACGGATGTAAAAGAAACGCTGAGACCGACTCTCGTACCGGGAGAATCTGAACAGATCCTCTCCGATGTACTGTTTACCACGTTTATTCTGCGATAA